GCCAGGGGTTCGACGCCTTCCTGCGGAAGCCCTTCCCCGCTCGCGAGGCCCTGCGGATCATCGAGGCGATGACCTCCATGATCTGACATGGCCCGATATGCGGACGCGAATCGAACGAGCCCACGTCGAATCACGTGGGCTCGCGTCGTTTCGGTACCGTCGAGCGTGGGTGATCTACAGCGTGCTGAGCGCCGCGGCGACGATATCTCGGGCAGCGGCAAGGTCCCGGCGATCGATCATCTCGGTGACGGTGTGGATGTAGCGCGTGCCGCAGACGATGCCCACGGCCTTGGCGCCCGCGGCGGCCTGCTGGGCGGCGGCGCCGTCCTGCCCGCCGCGGGCAAGGATGGTGCGCTGATAGGCGATACGCTTCTTCTTGGCGATCGATTCGATCTGGTCGACGAGTTCGTAGTTGGCGATGAAGCTGGCGTCCTGGATGTGCAGGCCGAAGCCCTTGCCGTGCTGGTTGACCGCTTCGGGCTCGGGCACGCCGGGGGTGTCGCAGGCCAGCGAAACGTCGATGCCCAGGCCGATATCGGGCTTGACGGCGTAGCTGGCGGTCTTGGCGCCGCGCAGGCCGACCTCTTCCTGCGTGGTAAAGGCGACGACGACCTCGCACGAATGTCCGTTGCCGCTCTTATGCAGCTTGCGGACGCTCTCGATGCCCAGCCAGCAGGCAAAGCGGTTGTCCAGCGCCTTGCTGACGACCTTGGTGCCGATCTCGATGAGCGGCTCGTCCATGACGACGTAGTCGCCGATGCGGACCTTCTCCTTCACCTCGTCGGCGGGCATGCCGGTGTCGATGAAGAACTCCTTGACCTCGGGGACCTTCTTTCGTTCCTCTTCGCCCGAGATGTGCACGGGCCGGCCGCCGGGGTTCATGACGGCCTTGAGGTCTCCGCCGCTGGTGCACACGAGCACGCGTCGGCTGAAGAGGTTGCGCGTGTCGAAGCCGCCGGCGGGGTTGACGCGGATGAAGCCCTTGTCATCGATGTGGCTGACGTAGAAGCCGATCTCGTCCATGTGGCTGAGGATCATGACGCGCGTGGCGTCGCCCTTGCTCGAGCTGGCCTTCTTCTTGCTCGATTTCTTGCCCGAGCCGCCCTTGGGCCGCGGGTGGCGCGTGCAGATGAGCGAGCCCATCGCGTCGACGTACATCTCGTCGAACAGGTCCTTGACCTCCTCTTCGATCAGGGCGCGGACACGCTCCTCGCGGCCCGGCACGCCGGGGGTCTCGCACAGTCGCTTGAGCAGGTCGATGTTCAGGTCGTCTTTCATGGGCAATGCTCCGTCTGACGGGGGTTTTCGCGGCCGGCAGGGCCCCACTGTACGGGCCCCGGACCGGGCGGGTGTAGCATGTTGCATGGCCACGCAAAGCCCCATGACCGACCTCTATAAGGACCAGCATGCCGCCCTCCAGCCCTACGGCGACCCCCAGCGTGGGCTGCTCGTGCCCATGGCCTTCGAGCACGTCGAACTCGAGTACGCGGCCATCCGCAAGGGGTGTGCGCTGGTCGACCTGCCGCAGTCGGGCACCATCGAGGCGACCGGGGCCGATCGCGTCGGCTTCCTGAACAATCTGCTGACCCAGGAACTCAAGACGCTCGAGCCGATGGCCTCGGTCCGCAGCTTCTGGCTGAACCGCAAGGGCCGCATCGACGCCGACCTGCGTCTGATGGACGACGGCCAGCGGCTGCTCATGGCCACCGACGCGCTGGTGGCCGGCGCGACCGCCGAGGCGCTGGCCGAGTTCGTATTCGCCGAGGACGTGCAGCTCCGCGACGCGACCGAGTCGCTGCACCGCCTGGCGCTGCACGGCCCGCGGGCGGCGCAGGCGCTCATGGCCATCGCCGACACCGACGAGCACGTGGCGCTCGAGCCCGGGCGGGCAATGACCGTCATGGTCGCGGGCGCGAGCGTGCTGGTCGAACGCGAGGACAGCGCGAGCGAGCCGGGCCTCGTGCTGACGATGCCCGCCGAGCACGCACGCGCGGTGTACGAGCGGCTTGCGGGCGTCGATGGCCTGCGCCCGTGCGGCTGGCTGGCGTACAACATCGCTCGGATCGAGGCGGGCTGGCCGATCTTCCAGATCGACTTCACCGGCGACAACCTGCCGGCCGAGACGGGCGTGCTGCACGACCGCGTCTCGTTCACCAAGGGGTGTTACCTGGGCCAGGAGGTCGTCGCGCGGATGCAGAGCCTGGGCAAGCCGAAGCAGGTGCTCGTGTCGCTGCGGCTGGCCGAGGGCGCACAAGCCAGGCTGCCCGAGGAGCGGGCGCTGGTGTACGCCGACGCCGAGAGCGACAAGACCATTGGCACGGTGACCAGCTCGACCATCGCGCCCATGCTCAGCGCCACGCCCATCGCGCTGGCGCAGGTGCGGACGGCCCACGCCGAGGCGGGGACGACGCTCTACGTCCAGGCCGAGGGCGATCGCGTGGCGTTCACGGTTCAGCCGTCGCTGGCGTCGTGGCCGGCGCCCGGGGTTTCTTCGTCGGCGTCCTCGTCCGCGCCCGAGCGGCAATAGGTCAGCTCCACGTCCTCGCCCACGCGTCGCACGCGGCCCAGTCGCAGCTTGACCCCCGAGGACAAGGCGGGCGACACACGCCCCACCGCCACGGGCTTGGCTTCTTCATCGGCCAGCAGCATGGGCGCGACGTAGGCGATGGCGGTGTCGACCACGCCCGCCTCGAAGAGCGCGCCGAGCAGGCCGGCGCCGCCCTCGACCAGCACCGTCGTGATGCCGAAGGTGGAATACAGCTTCCGCATCGTCGCGGGCAGGTCCAGCCCGCCCTTCGCGTCCGTCGCCGCCGGGCACGGCAGGATGCGCACGCCCGCCTTGGCCAGCTCGGCCCGCCTGGTTTCGCTGATGCCGTTGCCGGCGAGCTTTTCTTCGCAGCAGACGACCGTGGGAATCGCCTTGGCCGTGCGCACGAGCTGGCGGTCCAGCGGCATCTCCAGGTCCGGGTCGAGCACGATGCGCATGGGCGTGGTGCGCGGGCGGCCGTGGCGGACGGTCAGCGAGGGGTCGTCGGCCATCACCGTGCCCATGCCGGTGAGGATGGCGTCGACCCTTCCCCGCAGCGCGTGCACGCGGCGGCGCGAGCTGGTGCTGGAGATCCACTGGCTCTCGCCCACGCGCGTGGCGATGCGGCCGTCGAGCGTCTGCGCCCACTTGGCGATGACCCAGGGCCTTCCCTCCACCACGCGCTGGCGGAACGGCGCGCTCACGGCGACGGCCAGTGCGCTGGCGTCGCTCCTGCGGACCGCGACGCCCGCCTGTTCCAGCGCCTCCGCCCCGCCGCGGGCGAGTTCGTTGGGGTCGCTGGCGGCGTAGACGACCTCGGCCAGTCCGGCGTCGATCAGCGCGGTGGTGCACGGCGGCTGCTTGCCCGTGTGGGCGCAGGGCTCGAGCGTGACGTAGGCCGTCGCGCCGCGCACGTCGTGGCCATTGCTGAGCGCGCCGGCGAGCGCCCGCGTTTCGGCGTGCCGCCCGCCGAAGCGCCGGTGGGCGCCCATGCCCAGGACCCGGTCCCCCCGCGCGATGACGCAGCCGACGAGGGCCCCATCGCCCACGCGGCCAAGGCCCAGCAGCGCGAGCCGCGCCGCGGCGTCGAGGAAGCGGGCGTCGCGCCGGGTGATGGGGTCGTCGGTGTGCACGCGTGCAGGGTAGGGAGCGGGCGCACGGCCCTCGGAGCCTTCGCGTGTCCAATCAGAATCGGTGGAGGCGGTGGTGGTGAACGACGAGGCATGCCAAACACGCCCCGGAGACTCGTGCAAGAAGATTGGATGCGCCGGTGGTCGGACACCGGATCGGCGGTAAGGTCCTAAAAGCGGGTGCGAAAGCACCGCGGGGCGATCGTGCGCCCGGCGTTCGCATTGGCAAGGCCAAGGGGCACAGGGAGCGTCGAACATGCGTGGAGCCATCGCCGTCTTTCTCTGCGCCCTCTCGCTGCTGGTGGCCGGCCCGGCCCTCGGCCAGACGCCCGTGGGCGGCACGATCGACACCGATACCACCTGGTCGCGGCTGGACAGCCCGTTCAGCGTCACCGAGACCATCCGCGTGACCAACGGGGCGACGCTGACGATCCGCGCGGGCGTCGAGGTCGAGTTCGAGCCGGGCACGTCCCTGCGCGTCGAGGACGGCACGCTGGCCGCCCTGGGGGTATCCGCGGGAGCCGGGGATCGCATCGAGCTGCTCCGCGGCGAGGGCATCGTGCTGACCGCCGGCGCGACCGACGCCGTGCTGGACCCCGCGACCGGCGCGTACGTCTCGGGCACGGTCCTCCAGCACGTCGAGATCCGCTACGTCGACGCGGGGTTCGGCGCGGCGCTGCAGGTCGATTCGAGCGTGCCGCTGCTCCGCAACGTGCGCGTGCAGGACATCGCCGGCGGCGGCATCGCGATGGACCTCTGGGCCCGGCCCGATGCGGACGTGCGCCTCGAGGACGTCACCGTGTTCGTCGCCAGCCGGCGGGGCCTGAGAATCGAGGGCGGCAACTCGGTCACGCTCGAGCGCGTCCGCGTGGGCGACATCGCCATCGCCGACCGCCGCGGGGCCGCGCTCGAGATCGAGCTCGATGGCCGGTCCTTCCCCACGCCGGCCGAACCGGACATCGAGCTGATCGACGTCGAGGTCTTCGACGTCTCGGCCCGCTGGGGCATCGTGTGCGATGGCGGCTGGGCCCGCGCGACCAACCTGCGCGTGGAGAACTGCGACAGCATCGGCTACCTCGCCAACGTCCGCCGCTTCGACATCATCGGCGGCGAATTTACCGACAACGGCTTCCTGCACGTGGACATCTTCAACGCCCGCGATGGCGGCGCCGTCCGCTCGGC
This portion of the Phycisphaerales bacterium genome encodes:
- the ribD gene encoding bifunctional diaminohydroxyphosphoribosylaminopyrimidine deaminase/5-amino-6-(5-phosphoribosylamino)uracil reductase RibD yields the protein MHTDDPITRRDARFLDAAARLALLGLGRVGDGALVGCVIARGDRVLGMGAHRRFGGRHAETRALAGALSNGHDVRGATAYVTLEPCAHTGKQPPCTTALIDAGLAEVVYAASDPNELARGGAEALEQAGVAVRRSDASALAVAVSAPFRQRVVEGRPWVIAKWAQTLDGRIATRVGESQWISSTSSRRRVHALRGRVDAILTGMGTVMADDPSLTVRHGRPRTTPMRIVLDPDLEMPLDRQLVRTAKAIPTVVCCEEKLAGNGISETRRAELAKAGVRILPCPAATDAKGGLDLPATMRKLYSTFGITTVLVEGGAGLLGALFEAGVVDTAIAYVAPMLLADEEAKPVAVGRVSPALSSGVKLRLGRVRRVGEDVELTYCRSGADEDADEETPGAGHDASDG
- a CDS encoding GC-type dockerin domain-anchored protein, translating into MRGAIAVFLCALSLLVAGPALGQTPVGGTIDTDTTWSRLDSPFSVTETIRVTNGATLTIRAGVEVEFEPGTSLRVEDGTLAALGVSAGAGDRIELLRGEGIVLTAGATDAVLDPATGAYVSGTVLQHVEIRYVDAGFGAALQVDSSVPLLRNVRVQDIAGGGIAMDLWARPDADVRLEDVTVFVASRRGLRIEGGNSVTLERVRVGDIAIADRRGAALEIELDGRSFPTPAEPDIELIDVEVFDVSARWGIVCDGGWARATNLRVENCDSIGYLANVRRFDIIGGEFTDNGFLHVDIFNARDGGAVRSATFTGGGGVQLEGQCEVVGCRFEGITNGPALSGRTATIRDCVFLNNAASGDGGALEFAFGSLELYDSYFDGNSAVRGGALFSNGVVTSAGNTFVRNRAQYGGAAWLDERAMGSALGEPGRPDVYLDNTASEAGGAVYIAADEVDFVANEFEGNEAIFGGAISVDPSGSALDLNRPGGGLGNRLVANHALFGSDIYLFRPDPAFPAADTDARCVDWGTSDPAAIAARIYDAADEPGLPEVLYLPVGPCAGCPADFDGDGALTIFDYLLFANLFDAGDARADLDGDGELTLFDFLAFQTAFDAGCS
- a CDS encoding glycine cleavage T C-terminal barrel domain-containing protein, whose product is MATQSPMTDLYKDQHAALQPYGDPQRGLLVPMAFEHVELEYAAIRKGCALVDLPQSGTIEATGADRVGFLNNLLTQELKTLEPMASVRSFWLNRKGRIDADLRLMDDGQRLLMATDALVAGATAEALAEFVFAEDVQLRDATESLHRLALHGPRAAQALMAIADTDEHVALEPGRAMTVMVAGASVLVEREDSASEPGLVLTMPAEHARAVYERLAGVDGLRPCGWLAYNIARIEAGWPIFQIDFTGDNLPAETGVLHDRVSFTKGCYLGQEVVARMQSLGKPKQVLVSLRLAEGAQARLPEERALVYADAESDKTIGTVTSSTIAPMLSATPIALAQVRTAHAEAGTTLYVQAEGDRVAFTVQPSLASWPAPGVSSSASSSAPERQ
- a CDS encoding M20/M25/M40 family metallo-hydrolase, which gives rise to MKDDLNIDLLKRLCETPGVPGREERVRALIEEEVKDLFDEMYVDAMGSLICTRHPRPKGGSGKKSSKKKASSSKGDATRVMILSHMDEIGFYVSHIDDKGFIRVNPAGGFDTRNLFSRRVLVCTSGGDLKAVMNPGGRPVHISGEEERKKVPEVKEFFIDTGMPADEVKEKVRIGDYVVMDEPLIEIGTKVVSKALDNRFACWLGIESVRKLHKSGNGHSCEVVVAFTTQEEVGLRGAKTASYAVKPDIGLGIDVSLACDTPGVPEPEAVNQHGKGFGLHIQDASFIANYELVDQIESIAKKKRIAYQRTILARGGQDGAAAQQAAAGAKAVGIVCGTRYIHTVTEMIDRRDLAAARDIVAAALSTL